A portion of the Bacillus thuringiensis genome contains these proteins:
- a CDS encoding chitinase, with amino-acid sequence MLNKFKFFCCILVLFLLLPLSPFQTQAANNLGSKLLVGYWHNFDNGTGIIKLRDISPKWDVINVSFGETGGDRSTVEFSPVYGTDTEFKSDISYLKSKGKKVVLSIGGQNGVVLLPDNAAKQRFINSIQSLIDKYGFDGIDIDLESGIYLNGNDTNFKNPTTPQIVNLISAIRTISDHYGPDFLLSMAPETAYVQGGYSAYGSIWGAYLPIIYGVKDKLTYIHVQHYNAGSGIGMDGNNYNQGTADYEVAMADMLLHGFPVGGNANNIFPALRSDQVMIGLPAAPAAAPSGGYISPTEMKKALNYIIKGVPFGGKYKLSNQSGYPAFRGLMSWSINWDAKNNFEFSNNYRTYFDGLSLQK; translated from the coding sequence ACTGTTCTTACTGCTACCGCTATCCCCTTTCCAAACACAAGCAGCAAACAATTTAGGTTCAAAATTACTCGTTGGATACTGGCATAACTTCGATAACGGTACTGGCATTATTAAATTAAGAGACATTTCACCAAAATGGGATGTAATCAATGTATCTTTCGGTGAAACTGGTGGTGATCGTTCCACTGTTGAATTTTCCCCTGTATATGGTACAGATACAGAATTCAAATCAGATATTTCTTATTTAAAAAGTAAAGGAAAGAAAGTAGTTCTTTCAATAGGTGGACAAAATGGGGTCGTTTTACTTCCTGACAATGCCGCTAAGCAACGTTTTATTAATTCCATACAATCTCTGATTGATAAATACGGTTTTGATGGAATAGATATTGACCTTGAATCAGGTATTTACTTAAACGGAAATGACACTAATTTCAAAAACCCAACTACTCCTCAAATCGTAAATCTTATATCAGCTATTCGAACAATCTCAGATCATTATGGTCCAGATTTTCTATTAAGCATGGCTCCTGAAACAGCTTATGTTCAAGGCGGTTATAGCGCATACGGAAGCATCTGGGGTGCATATTTACCAATTATTTACGGAGTGAAAGATAAACTAACATACATTCACGTTCAACACTACAATGCTGGTAGCGGGATTGGAATGGACGGTAATAACTACAATCAAGGTACTGCAGACTACGAAGTCGCTATGGCAGATATGCTCTTACATGGTTTTCCTGTAGGTGGTAATGCAAATAACATTTTCCCAGCTCTTCGTTCAGATCAAGTAATGATTGGACTTCCTGCAGCACCAGCGGCAGCTCCAAGTGGTGGATACATTTCGCCAACTGAAATGAAAAAAGCTTTAAATTATATCATTAAAGGAGTTCCGTTCGGAGGAAAGTATAAACTTTCTAACCAGAGTGGCTATCCTGCATTCCGCGGCCTAATGTCTTGGTCTATTAATTGGGATGCAAAAAACAACTTTGAATTCTCTAATAATTACAGAACATATTTTGATGGTCTTTCCTTGCAAAAATAA
- a CDS encoding M20 metallopeptidase family protein, with product MIETWHKELESLYNQIVSWRRDFHQYPELSFQEIETPRKVAEILKSFHIEVKTNIGGRGVIGVIEGGRPGKTIALRADFDALPIQDEKQVSYKSKIPGVMHACGHDGHTATLLGVAKILSDHRDQLSGKIVLIHQHAEEKEPGGAIAMIEDGCLEGVDVVFGTHLSSQMPLGIVGARAGAMMAAADSFEVKVQGRGGHGGMPHHTVDAIIVATQVINQLQLLVSRKVDPLQSAVLTVGTFHAGQADNIIADTATFTGTIRTLDPEVREYMEKEFKRVVEGICQSLHAEVNIQYKRGYPILINHVDETRHFMTVAERDLGRERVMEVPPIMGGDDFAYYLDHVPGAFFFTGAGNEEIGAKYPHHHPQFDFDEQAMLIGGKLLLSLVNSYVRDEKESLHHVEVKK from the coding sequence ATGATAGAAACATGGCATAAAGAATTGGAAAGTTTATATAACCAAATAGTTTCATGGCGAAGAGATTTTCATCAATATCCAGAGCTATCGTTTCAAGAAATAGAAACGCCGAGAAAAGTAGCTGAAATCTTAAAAAGTTTTCATATTGAGGTGAAAACAAATATCGGGGGCAGAGGAGTAATCGGAGTAATTGAAGGTGGAAGACCTGGGAAGACGATAGCGCTACGTGCTGATTTCGATGCGCTACCTATCCAAGATGAAAAGCAAGTTTCATATAAATCAAAGATTCCTGGTGTAATGCACGCTTGTGGGCATGATGGACATACAGCAACACTTTTAGGAGTTGCAAAAATATTAAGTGACCATAGAGATCAGCTTTCTGGAAAAATAGTTCTTATACATCAACATGCAGAAGAAAAAGAACCTGGTGGGGCAATTGCCATGATTGAGGATGGTTGTTTAGAGGGAGTAGATGTTGTATTTGGTACACATTTATCTTCTCAAATGCCATTAGGAATTGTTGGGGCAAGAGCTGGAGCAATGATGGCAGCAGCTGATTCTTTTGAAGTGAAGGTTCAAGGGCGAGGTGGTCATGGAGGTATGCCGCATCATACTGTAGATGCTATTATCGTTGCAACGCAAGTTATTAACCAATTACAACTTTTAGTTAGTAGAAAAGTAGATCCGCTTCAATCTGCAGTATTAACAGTAGGCACATTTCATGCTGGTCAAGCAGATAATATTATTGCAGATACTGCTACATTTACAGGGACCATTCGAACGCTAGATCCTGAAGTGAGAGAATATATGGAGAAGGAATTTAAACGAGTTGTTGAAGGGATTTGTCAGTCTCTTCATGCTGAAGTTAATATTCAATATAAACGAGGCTATCCAATATTAATAAATCATGTAGATGAAACACGTCATTTTATGACGGTTGCGGAACGTGATCTTGGCAGAGAACGGGTCATGGAAGTACCACCTATTATGGGGGGAGATGATTTTGCATACTACTTAGACCATGTTCCTGGAGCATTTTTCTTCACAGGTGCGGGTAATGAAGAAATAGGAGCAAAATATCCACATCATCATCCTCAATTTGATTTTGATGAACAAGCGATGTTAATTGGTGGTAAATTACTTTTAAGTCTTGTAAATAGTTATGTAAGAGATGAAAAAGAATCTCTTCATCATGTAGAAGTGAAAAAGTAA
- a CDS encoding metallophosphoesterase translates to MNTNHVKKERKKSIIKIFIISFISILMIPVSLYYYATEIERKLVTVTWNEIEASAIPKEFNNKKILQFSDVHLGPEFTLKQLEHLVEKMNELHPDIVVFTGDLIDKFGSYNAEREEAKAILQKIYAPLGKYAVFGNHDRGGGGSLFYKKYMEEAGFSVLVNGVQKIKVENGKYITISGLDDFLLGKPQIDSTLKNLKQNDFNMLLVHEPDVVTKINRYPVDLQLSGHSHGGQVQIPFVGPLITTKLAENYVEGMYEVEGKSKPLYLYVNRGIGTTRMPVRFLSVPELSVFVLKQNSD, encoded by the coding sequence ATGAATACGAATCATGTAAAAAAAGAACGAAAAAAATCAATCATAAAGATATTTATTATTAGTTTTATAAGTATATTAATGATACCAGTAAGTTTGTATTATTATGCGACAGAAATAGAACGAAAACTAGTAACGGTTACATGGAATGAAATAGAAGCTTCTGCAATTCCTAAAGAATTTAATAATAAAAAAATATTACAGTTTTCAGATGTACATTTAGGACCAGAGTTTACACTGAAACAACTTGAACATTTAGTGGAGAAGATGAATGAATTACATCCAGATATAGTAGTTTTTACCGGAGATTTAATAGATAAATTTGGGTCTTATAATGCGGAAAGAGAAGAAGCGAAGGCTATTTTGCAGAAAATTTACGCTCCCTTAGGGAAATATGCTGTGTTTGGGAATCATGATAGGGGCGGGGGCGGTAGTTTATTTTACAAAAAATATATGGAGGAAGCTGGTTTTTCTGTATTAGTAAATGGAGTGCAGAAAATTAAAGTGGAAAACGGCAAATATATTACAATATCAGGTTTGGATGATTTTCTATTAGGGAAGCCGCAAATAGATTCAACTTTAAAAAACTTGAAACAAAATGATTTCAACATGTTATTAGTACATGAGCCGGATGTTGTAACCAAAATAAATCGTTACCCAGTTGATCTTCAACTGTCAGGACATAGTCACGGAGGACAAGTCCAAATTCCTTTCGTAGGTCCGTTAATTACTACCAAACTAGCTGAGAACTATGTTGAAGGTATGTATGAAGTAGAGGGGAAGAGTAAGCCGTTATATTTATATGTAAATCGTGGCATTGGGACTACTAGGATGCCTGTTAGATTTTTGAGTGTACCTGAACTTTCAGTTTTTGTGTTGAAGCAAAATAGTGACTAG